One genomic region from Conexibacter woesei DSM 14684 encodes:
- a CDS encoding VOC family protein: protein MTISRIRTLTAPVADQDRALAFYVDSMGFEVRTDTAMGELRWLEVAPPGSDTAIVLHPGFGGMQLPALTGVILESGDIDADTERLRGSGVEVDGPNELPWGRQATFSDPDGNGFVLSAA, encoded by the coding sequence ATGACGATCTCCCGCATCCGCACCCTCACCGCACCCGTCGCCGATCAGGATCGAGCGCTCGCGTTCTACGTCGACAGCATGGGCTTCGAGGTCCGGACCGACACGGCGATGGGCGAGCTCCGCTGGCTGGAGGTGGCGCCGCCCGGCAGCGACACGGCGATCGTGCTCCACCCTGGGTTCGGCGGGATGCAGCTGCCCGCGTTGACGGGCGTGATCCTGGAGAGCGGCGACATCGACGCCGACACCGAGCGGCTCCGCGGCAGCGGCGTCGAGGTCGACGGTCCCAACGAGCTGCCGTGGGGCCGGCAGGCGACGTTCAGCGACCCGGACGGCAACGGGTTCGTGCTCTCGGCGGCCTGA